The Impatiens glandulifera chromosome 3, dImpGla2.1, whole genome shotgun sequence genome contains a region encoding:
- the LOC124932483 gene encoding trimethyltridecatetraene synthase-like: MESLHWIVCLLAGAVLLISTLLRHRRRKNLSLPPGPKPWPIIGNLNLIGPLPHHSIHELTLKYGPIMQLKFGSFPVVVGSTVEMAKVFLKTMDANFAGRPKLAAGKYTTYNYSNIIWSPYGSYWQQLRKMCLMELFSPRRLNSYEFIRVQELNMLLIDLFNSAGAPITLKDHLSTLSYNIISRMVLGKRYLDKDVSASEFKEMLEELFLLNGVFTIGDSIPWLSFLDLDGYIKRMKVVAKKFDKFLENVIDKHIARKSTYQENLMTKDMLDVLLELANNSTLEYKLERHNVKALTQDLLTGGTDSTSITLEWAISEMMKNPKTFKKAHEELDRVIGPNRWVKEKDIPNLPYIDAITKETMRMHPVAPMLVPRETLEDCMVAGYDIPRGTRVLVSVWSIMRDPTLWDEPNQFNPDRFIGKVIDVKGRDFELLPFGAGRRICPGYNLGLKVIQTSLANLLHGYTWSFPKGMSTKDLNMDEIFGLTTKKKIPLEVVVEPRLPHILYQMIANK, translated from the exons ATGGAGTCCCTTCACTGGATTGTTTGTCTCTTAGCCGGCGCAGTCCTCCTCATCTCCACCCTCCTCCGGCACCGCCGCCGTAAGAACCTTTCATTGCCGCCAGGGCCTAAACCCTGGCCCATAATCGGAAACCTAAACCTCATTGGCCCCCTTCCCCACCACTCCATCCACGAACTCACCCTTAAGTACGGACCCATTATGCAGCTGAAGTTCGGTTCTTTTCCTGTGGTGGTTGGCTCCACGGTCGAGATGGCTAAGGTTTTCCTAAAGACCATGGATGCCAATTTCGCCGGCCGACCAAAGCTTGCTGCAGGAAAGTACACCACCTACAATTACTCCAACATTATATGGTCCCCTTATGGGTCATATTGGCAGCAGTTGCGTAAGATGTGTCTCATGGAGCTTTTCAGCCCCAGGCGGCTCAATTCGTACGAGTTCATCCGAGTCCAAGAGTTGAACATGTTGCTTATAGACCTATTTAACTCAGCTGGAGCCCCGATCACGCTCAAAGATCATTTGAGTACATTGAGTTATAATATTATCAGCAGAATGGTTCTTGGAAAAAG GTATCTAGATAAAGACGTATCGGCATCAGAATTCAAAGAGATGTTGGAGGAGTTGTTCTTGCTAAACGGGGTATTCACTATCGGAGATTCAATACCTTGGTTGTCCTTCTTGGATTTGGACGGATACATCAAAAGAATGAAGGTCGTGGCCAAGAAATTCGACAAATTCCTAGAGAACGTGATTGACAAGCACATCGCAAGGAAGTCCACCTACCAGGAAAATTTGATGACCAAGGACATGTTGGATGTGTTGTTGGAGTTGGCCAACAACTCGACTCTCGAGTACAAACTCGAAAGGCATAACGTCAAAGCTTTGACTCAG gATCTCTTAACCGGCGGAACCGATTCCACGAGCATCACTTTAGAATGGGCAATATCAGAGATGATGAAAAACCCAAAGACCTTCAAGAAGGCGCACGAGGAGTTGGACCGTGTTATCGGCCCCAACCGTTGGGTAAAAGAGAAGGACATTCCAAATCTTCCATACATAGATGCTATAACAAAAGAAACTATGCGTATGCATCCCGTGGCTCCAATGCTCGTACCGAGGGAGACTTTGGAGGATTGCATGGTTGCAGGCTACGACATTCCTCGAGGAACTCGAGTCCTAGTGAGCGTGTGGAGCATAATGCGAGATCCAACATTGTGGGATGAACCAAACCAGTTTAACCCAGATAGGTTCATTGGGAAGGTGATTGACGTGAAAGGGCGTGATTTTGAGCTTCTGCCATTTGGGGCGGGTAGACGAATTTGCCCTGGGTATAATTTAGGGCTAAAGGTGATCCAGACTAGCCTAGCTAACCTATTGCATGGATATACATGGAGTTTTCCTAAAGGAATGAGCACGAAAGATTTGAACATGGATGAGATATTTGGCCTTACAACTAAAAAGAAAATCCCTCTAGAAGTCGTGGTTGAGCCTAGGCTTCCACATATTTTGTATCAAATGATtgcaaacaaataa